One region of Termitidicoccus mucosus genomic DNA includes:
- a CDS encoding RNA polymerase sigma factor encodes MNTNPANTAARTAAAADNAAGDDACALRAREGDAGAMESLVMRHQDAVARLLWRFAHNRADLDDLVQETFLRMVRGLGGWRSEQPFAHWLLRIATNTGRDYFRRQSVRRRHMAEPDNADDPPPGRGTAMPEAIDPADNPAARAASSEVKEILAGLPPDDRALLTLYYLESHSLAEIAAQFGWTVTATKLRAWRARGRLRARLKERAFF; translated from the coding sequence GTGAACACCAATCCCGCAAACACCGCCGCGCGCACCGCAGCCGCCGCCGACAACGCGGCCGGCGACGATGCCTGCGCGCTGCGTGCGCGCGAGGGCGATGCCGGCGCGATGGAATCGCTCGTGATGCGGCATCAGGACGCGGTGGCGCGGCTGCTCTGGCGTTTCGCGCACAACCGGGCGGACCTCGACGATCTCGTGCAGGAAACGTTTCTGCGCATGGTGCGCGGGCTCGGCGGCTGGCGCTCGGAGCAACCGTTCGCGCACTGGCTGCTGCGCATCGCGACGAATACCGGCCGCGACTATTTCCGGCGCCAGTCCGTGCGCCGCCGCCACATGGCAGAGCCGGACAATGCGGACGACCCGCCTCCCGGTCGCGGCACGGCGATGCCCGAGGCCATCGATCCGGCGGACAATCCGGCGGCGCGCGCCGCGTCCAGCGAGGTGAAGGAAATCCTGGCCGGGCTCCCGCCCGATGATCGCGCGCTGCTCACATTGTATTATCTGGAAAGCCATTCGCTGGCGGAAATCGCCGCGCAGTTTGGCTGGACCGTGACCGCGACCAAGCTTCGCGCCTGGCGCGCGCGGGGACGGCTGCGCGCACGGTTGAAAGAGCGCGCATTTTTCTGA
- a CDS encoding DNA-3-methyladenine glycosylase 2, with the protein MPGSAASASEIVWTSWRSVPGMPAISAGTLAELLDGGQAFRWHRRPDGTWLGVWADCVARLSLGPEPMPQKNAGSRDAGDGIPRTLRWSAPRALSRRVERALPAYLACDADFGALADALPWRSDAHLARSLAAFPGLRILRQPFGETLLGFICSATKQIVQIKQMLALLAVRHGAEIAPGIHRLPTWAELALVSEDQLRGCLLGFRARHIHRAAAFLAARPGWLDETARLPYPTAKERLCALPGVGEKIADCALLFGAARLEAFPVDVWVLRALQNRYALDGWSPAQIARFGRAHFGPHAGLAQQFLFAFERRAKTQV; encoded by the coding sequence ATGCCCGGCTCCGCTGCATCCGCCTCCGAGATCGTCTGGACAAGCTGGCGTTCCGTGCCCGGCATGCCGGCCATTTCCGCGGGCACGCTGGCCGAGTTGCTCGATGGCGGGCAAGCCTTCCGCTGGCACCGCCGGCCGGATGGGACATGGCTCGGCGTCTGGGCCGATTGTGTCGCCCGGCTTTCGCTCGGACCGGAACCGATGCCGCAAAAAAACGCCGGAAGCCGCGACGCCGGGGACGGCATTCCGCGCACGCTTCGCTGGAGCGCCCCGCGCGCGCTTTCCCGCCGTGTCGAACGCGCGCTGCCCGCCTACCTCGCGTGCGATGCCGATTTCGGCGCGCTTGCCGACGCGCTGCCGTGGCGCTCCGACGCGCACCTCGCCCGCAGCCTCGCCGCGTTTCCCGGACTGCGCATCCTGCGCCAGCCTTTCGGCGAAACGCTGCTCGGCTTCATTTGCAGCGCCACGAAGCAGATCGTGCAGATCAAGCAGATGCTCGCGCTCCTTGCGGTCCGCCACGGCGCGGAAATCGCCCCGGGAATCCACCGCCTGCCGACTTGGGCGGAACTCGCCCTCGTATCCGAGGATCAACTACGCGGCTGCCTGCTCGGTTTCCGCGCGCGGCATATCCACCGCGCCGCCGCATTTCTCGCCGCCCGCCCCGGCTGGCTCGATGAGACCGCGCGGCTTCCCTATCCGACGGCGAAGGAGCGCCTTTGCGCGCTGCCGGGCGTGGGCGAAAAAATCGCAGACTGCGCGCTGCTTTTCGGCGCGGCCCGCCTGGAGGCATTTCCGGTGGATGTGTGGGTGTTGCGCGCCCTGCAAAACCGCTACGCGCTGGACGGCTGGAGCCCCGCGCAAATCGCGCGTTTCGGACGGGCGCATTTCGGCCCGCACGCGGGCCTCGCGCAGCAATTCCTCTTCGCCTTTGAGCGGCGCGCAAAAACACAGGTTTGA
- a CDS encoding adenine deaminase codes for MKLTRFSIKPLHRMTRALAAVAMGREAPDLVITGARVLSTYTERIHDNREIWIKGGRIAAVKAAGSFRGTSGKPGAKSPASHYDARGGILAPGLVDPHIHIESAMMTACAYAEAALLNGTTTIFCDSHEIGNVCDTAGIEWMLADARQAPLSIFLTVPSTVPATNPRLETAGGDLTPKKIGRLFDRWPEAVALGEKMDFVPVAMGDRRSHAVLAEALKRGRPVCGHIYGREFVAAGAASGITDTHEAIDRDIADDFLEAGVWVFLRGGPPTTPWHSLPEAIKTVTELGANPKRVCVCTDDRDADDLFLFGMDWVARQAVAAGMPPVTAWSMGSLHPATRYAKDGDIGGLGHGRRADIVLLNDALEVQNTWFGGELVVENKKITRILDAALSKRYKYPKPAYNTVRLPAGKIRLTPGLPEAPVTAHVIRAALPGIVLFHDRLRLEPAPGETWADLFRRHDLCFVTVVERHGKNGGVAHGLLRAFGLRDGAVASSVGHDAHNIIIAGTGEADMRLALATLKKLRGGVCVVRGGKVIASVALPVAGLLSDKRATAVAKESAALKKAWAAAGCALPYMGFNLIPLSVIPEIRITDKGLVLVPEMKIVPLFEKT; via the coding sequence ATGAAGCTTACCCGTTTCTCCATAAAACCCCTGCACCGCATGACCCGCGCGCTCGCCGCCGTGGCGATGGGACGCGAGGCGCCCGACCTTGTCATCACTGGCGCTCGCGTGCTTTCCACCTACACCGAACGCATCCACGACAACCGCGAGATCTGGATCAAGGGAGGCCGCATCGCCGCTGTGAAAGCCGCCGGCTCGTTTCGCGGCACGAGCGGGAAACCCGGCGCGAAATCTCCCGCAAGCCATTACGACGCGCGCGGCGGCATCCTCGCGCCGGGGCTAGTCGATCCGCACATCCACATCGAGAGCGCCATGATGACCGCCTGCGCCTACGCCGAGGCCGCGCTGCTCAACGGCACCACGACGATCTTCTGCGACAGCCACGAGATCGGAAACGTCTGCGACACCGCGGGCATCGAGTGGATGCTCGCCGACGCCCGCCAGGCGCCGCTTTCCATTTTCCTCACCGTGCCCAGCACCGTGCCGGCGACGAATCCGCGCTTGGAAACCGCCGGGGGCGACCTCACGCCGAAAAAAATCGGACGCCTCTTCGACCGATGGCCCGAGGCCGTCGCGCTGGGGGAAAAAATGGATTTCGTGCCCGTGGCGATGGGCGACAGGCGCAGCCACGCCGTCCTCGCCGAGGCGCTCAAGCGCGGGCGCCCCGTGTGCGGCCACATCTATGGACGGGAATTCGTCGCGGCCGGCGCGGCGAGCGGCATCACGGACACGCATGAGGCCATCGACCGCGACATCGCCGACGACTTTCTCGAAGCCGGCGTGTGGGTCTTTCTGCGCGGCGGCCCGCCCACCACGCCCTGGCACAGCCTGCCCGAGGCGATCAAAACCGTCACCGAACTGGGCGCGAACCCGAAACGCGTCTGCGTGTGCACGGACGACCGCGACGCCGACGACCTTTTTCTCTTCGGCATGGACTGGGTCGCGCGCCAGGCCGTCGCCGCGGGCATGCCGCCTGTCACCGCGTGGAGCATGGGCTCGCTGCACCCCGCCACGCGCTACGCAAAGGACGGCGACATCGGCGGCCTCGGCCACGGACGCCGCGCCGACATCGTGCTCCTCAACGACGCGCTCGAAGTGCAAAATACCTGGTTCGGCGGCGAGCTCGTGGTCGAGAACAAGAAAATCACCCGCATCCTCGATGCCGCGCTCTCGAAGCGCTACAAGTATCCGAAACCCGCATACAACACCGTCCGGCTTCCGGCGGGGAAAATCCGCCTCACGCCCGGGCTGCCGGAGGCGCCCGTGACCGCCCATGTCATCCGCGCCGCGCTTCCCGGCATCGTGCTTTTCCACGACAGGCTTCGCCTCGAACCCGCCCCCGGCGAGACGTGGGCGGACCTGTTCAGGCGGCACGACCTCTGTTTTGTCACCGTGGTCGAGCGCCACGGCAAAAACGGCGGCGTCGCGCACGGCCTGCTGCGGGCCTTCGGGCTGCGCGACGGCGCGGTGGCCAGCAGCGTCGGCCACGATGCGCACAACATCATCATCGCCGGCACCGGCGAGGCCGACATGCGCCTCGCGCTTGCCACGCTCAAGAAGCTGCGCGGCGGCGTCTGCGTGGTGCGCGGCGGCAAAGTCATCGCCAGCGTCGCCCTGCCGGTCGCCGGCCTGCTTTCCGACAAACGCGCGACCGCCGTGGCGAAGGAATCGGCCGCGCTGAAAAAAGCCTGGGCCGCCGCCGGCTGCGCGCTGCCCTACATGGGCTTCAACCTGATCCCGCTGTCCGTGATTCCCGAAATCCGCATCACCGACAAAGGCCTCGTGCTCGTGCCGGAAATGAAAATCGTGCCGCTGTTTGAAAAAACGTGA
- a CDS encoding dicarboxylate/amino acid:cation symporter, with amino-acid sequence MAGCVLSREAHASQHPLLEKHITMTIRPPWKWQLANLILLGLATGLAAGLAINAFCTTPEALARLQWWLAQVIQPAGKLFIRLIFMIVLPLIFSAIVLGVVEMGDIRKLGRVGVKCVLWTLVLAGTSVVIGLVLVNVLAPGRHLPEATRAELIAQHGGAAAANIEQGTRASPPVAESILNLVPQNPLFEAVNAFTPNYTGGGLISVMVFSVFFGVALAMVPREKSAALTAAIQGTFEVCMLVIGFAMKLAPVGVACLGFSVTATLGASVLASLGAYVGVVLLGLALHQFGFYSLLLAFVARRSPARFFQSIREVMITSFSTSSSNATLPVSIRVAEQNLGLPRQISRFVLTVGASANQNGTALYEGVTVLFLAQVFGVDLSIGQQIIVALMCIMAGFGTAGVPGGSLPLVVGVLVTIGVPGEAIAIILGIDRLLDMCRTTLNVTGDLVCAVLVARGEGNRSPDGSVIDDESAGQAGPAMRLADKTEQEA; translated from the coding sequence TTGGCGGGATGTGTGCTTTCCCGGGAAGCGCATGCAAGTCAACACCCCCTCCTCGAAAAACACATCACGATGACGATTCGCCCTCCCTGGAAATGGCAACTGGCCAACCTCATTCTTCTCGGTCTCGCGACGGGGCTGGCCGCCGGCCTGGCGATCAACGCGTTCTGCACCACGCCCGAGGCGCTCGCCCGCCTGCAATGGTGGCTCGCGCAGGTGATTCAGCCGGCCGGGAAATTGTTCATCCGGCTCATCTTCATGATCGTGCTGCCGCTGATTTTCTCGGCGATCGTGCTCGGGGTCGTCGAGATGGGCGACATCCGGAAGCTGGGCCGCGTCGGGGTCAAGTGCGTGCTGTGGACCCTGGTGCTCGCGGGGACCAGCGTCGTGATCGGTCTCGTGCTGGTCAATGTGCTCGCGCCCGGCCGCCATCTCCCCGAGGCGACGCGCGCGGAGCTGATCGCGCAGCATGGCGGCGCCGCGGCCGCAAACATCGAGCAGGGCACGCGCGCCAGTCCGCCCGTGGCCGAGTCGATCCTGAACCTCGTGCCCCAGAATCCGCTTTTCGAGGCCGTCAACGCCTTCACGCCCAACTACACCGGCGGAGGGTTGATCTCGGTGATGGTGTTCAGCGTGTTTTTCGGCGTGGCGCTCGCGATGGTGCCCCGCGAAAAGAGCGCCGCGCTCACCGCGGCCATCCAGGGGACCTTTGAGGTCTGCATGCTGGTCATCGGCTTCGCGATGAAACTCGCGCCGGTCGGCGTGGCCTGCCTCGGGTTCAGTGTCACGGCCACGCTCGGCGCGAGCGTGCTGGCGAGCCTGGGGGCCTACGTGGGCGTGGTGCTGCTGGGCCTGGCGCTGCATCAATTCGGCTTTTACTCGCTGTTGCTCGCATTCGTCGCCCGGCGGTCTCCGGCGAGGTTTTTCCAGAGCATCCGCGAAGTCATGATCACGTCGTTCAGCACGTCGTCGAGCAACGCCACCCTGCCGGTCTCGATTCGCGTGGCCGAGCAGAACCTCGGCCTGCCCCGGCAGATCAGCCGCTTCGTGCTCACCGTCGGGGCCAGCGCGAACCAGAACGGCACGGCGCTCTATGAAGGCGTGACGGTGCTGTTTCTCGCCCAGGTTTTCGGCGTGGATTTGAGCATCGGCCAGCAAATCATCGTCGCGCTGATGTGCATCATGGCGGGATTCGGCACGGCCGGCGTGCCGGGCGGGTCGCTGCCCCTGGTGGTGGGCGTGCTCGTGACCATCGGCGTGCCCGGCGAGGCCATCGCGATCATCCTCGGCATCGACCGGTTGCTCGACATGTGCCGGACGACGCTCAATGTCACCGGCGACCTTGTGTGCGCGGTATTGGTGGCGCGCGGCGAAGGCAATCGGTCGCCGGACGGGAGCGTGATCGACGACGAGAGCGCCGGCCAAGCCGGGCCCGCGATGCGGCTGGCGGACAAAACGGAGCAGGAGGCGTGA
- a CDS encoding pyridoxamine 5'-phosphate oxidase family protein, with product MNNPAGTPPASHPHHPDVRRQDRLLDAAGQERLLDTGEYGCLSMNSEAGGYGIPISFVRDGARIYFHCAPVGRKLDILARDSRVSFCVVGKTQVIPHQFTTAYESVIVFGRVATGLPDEERRAALRLLVAKYCPEYKELGETYMEKSFHRTAILRLDIERQTGKAKQMPPRKPPFAG from the coding sequence ATGAACAATCCTGCCGGCACGCCGCCTGCCTCGCATCCGCACCATCCCGATGTCCGCCGTCAGGATCGGCTGCTTGATGCCGCCGGACAGGAGCGCCTGCTCGATACCGGTGAATACGGCTGCCTTTCCATGAACAGCGAGGCAGGCGGCTACGGCATCCCCATCAGCTTCGTGCGCGACGGCGCGCGCATCTATTTCCACTGCGCCCCCGTCGGTCGCAAACTCGACATTCTCGCGCGCGACAGCCGCGTGAGTTTTTGCGTCGTGGGCAAAACGCAAGTCATCCCGCACCAATTCACGACGGCCTACGAAAGCGTGATAGTTTTCGGCCGTGTCGCGACCGGGCTTCCGGATGAGGAACGCCGCGCCGCGCTCCGCCTGCTCGTTGCGAAATACTGCCCCGAATACAAGGAGCTCGGTGAAACTTACATGGAAAAATCCTTTCACCGGACCGCTATTCTCCGGCTCGACATCGAGCGCCAGACTGGCAAGGCCAAGCAGATGCCGCCGCGCAAACCGCCATTCGCCGGCTGA
- a CDS encoding superoxide dismutase, which yields MAYELPKLAYAYDALVPHIDAKTMEIHYSKHHQAYVTNLNNALASAGIVGPECVCDLISDLSKVPESIRGAVRNNGGGHANHSFFWKIIAPGKGGAPSGKLAAAITATFGGFDKFKEEFAKAAATRFGSGWAWLVVGADKKLSVGSTANQDSPIMGKAVAGIEGKPILGLDVWEHAYYLNYQNRRPDYIAAFWNVIDWDAVAARYEKALA from the coding sequence ATGGCATACGAACTTCCGAAACTGGCCTACGCCTACGACGCCCTCGTCCCGCACATCGACGCCAAAACGATGGAAATCCATTACTCGAAACACCATCAGGCGTATGTCACCAACCTCAACAACGCCCTCGCCTCCGCCGGCATCGTCGGCCCCGAGTGCGTGTGTGATCTGATCTCCGATCTCTCCAAGGTCCCCGAGTCCATCCGCGGCGCCGTGCGCAACAACGGCGGCGGTCACGCCAACCACTCCTTCTTCTGGAAGATCATCGCCCCCGGCAAAGGCGGCGCCCCCTCCGGCAAACTCGCCGCGGCCATCACCGCCACCTTCGGCGGCTTCGACAAATTCAAGGAGGAATTCGCCAAGGCCGCGGCCACGCGCTTCGGCTCCGGCTGGGCCTGGCTCGTCGTCGGTGCGGACAAGAAACTCTCCGTCGGCTCCACCGCCAACCAGGACAGCCCGATCATGGGCAAGGCGGTCGCCGGGATCGAAGGCAAACCCATCCTCGGCCTCGACGTGTGGGAGCACGCCTACTACCTGAACTACCAGAATCGCCGTCCGGACTACATCGCCGCTTTCTGGAATGTCATCGACTGGGACGCCGTCGCCGCCCGCTACGAAAAGGCGCTCGCCTGA
- a CDS encoding secondary thiamine-phosphate synthase enzyme YjbQ, producing the protein MKIHQEEIRLPARGRGTHEITALIEREVARSGVRRGIATVFCRHTSASLVIMENADPSARRDLEDWLDRLVPEGDRHFTHTLEGADDMPSHIKMALTRSSETVPVSDGAPRLGTWQGIFLWEHRRAPHERTVVVTVMGE; encoded by the coding sequence ATGAAGATTCATCAGGAGGAAATCCGGTTGCCGGCGCGCGGGCGCGGGACGCATGAGATCACGGCGCTCATCGAGCGCGAGGTGGCGCGCAGCGGGGTGCGGCGGGGCATCGCCACGGTGTTTTGCCGTCATACGAGCGCGAGCCTGGTCATCATGGAAAACGCCGATCCGTCGGCGCGGCGGGATCTGGAGGACTGGCTTGACCGGCTGGTGCCGGAGGGCGACCGGCATTTCACGCACACGCTGGAAGGCGCGGACGACATGCCGAGCCACATCAAGATGGCGCTCACGCGCTCAAGCGAAACGGTGCCGGTGAGCGACGGCGCGCCGCGGCTCGGCACGTGGCAGGGGATTTTCCTGTGGGAACACCGCCGCGCGCCCCACGAGCGGACGGTGGTGGTGACGGTGATGGGGGAGTAA
- a CDS encoding MlaD family protein — protein sequence MNQTQMTARVGLFFVVGVALIWIAWQALHDGGFSQKKGYQVTATFASLRELKPGDAVRMAGVPIGRVESVGLARGRAQAVLFVNDGVSIASDSTATIAMSGLIGSNYISLDLGTPAAAPVPAGGSLRTKDTPDLNQIMSEFGGIGQDIKNTIGQISGALGSGAEGGGGLIKTIEGMVNENRDKLAHTMTNLEEVTAKLRNGEGTLGKLINDPAAYDNLLAAVNEIKDAASGAKNFMNDAQGLFSQVKSGQGTLGVLLYDETAAENIRTSVANFRQLTEKLNNENSTFGQLITNDELVRDVKLTLRKVDRAMDGAADAGPITAVGVMAGALF from the coding sequence ATGAACCAAACACAAATGACCGCCCGCGTGGGCCTTTTCTTCGTTGTCGGCGTCGCCCTCATCTGGATCGCCTGGCAGGCGCTGCACGACGGCGGCTTCAGCCAGAAAAAAGGCTACCAAGTCACTGCCACCTTCGCTTCGCTGCGCGAACTCAAGCCCGGCGACGCCGTGCGCATGGCCGGCGTGCCCATCGGCCGCGTCGAGTCCGTCGGCCTCGCGCGAGGCCGCGCCCAGGCCGTCCTTTTCGTCAACGACGGCGTTTCCATCGCCTCCGACTCCACGGCGACCATCGCCATGTCCGGCCTCATCGGCTCGAACTACATCTCGCTCGACCTCGGCACCCCGGCCGCCGCGCCCGTGCCCGCCGGAGGCTCGCTCCGCACCAAGGACACGCCCGACCTCAACCAGATCATGTCCGAATTCGGCGGCATCGGCCAGGATATCAAGAACACCATCGGCCAGATCAGCGGCGCGCTCGGCTCCGGCGCCGAAGGCGGCGGCGGCCTCATCAAGACCATCGAAGGCATGGTCAACGAAAACCGCGACAAGCTCGCGCACACCATGACCAACCTCGAGGAAGTCACGGCCAAGCTCCGCAACGGCGAAGGCACCCTCGGCAAGCTCATCAACGACCCCGCCGCCTACGACAACCTCCTCGCCGCCGTGAACGAAATCAAGGACGCCGCCTCCGGGGCGAAAAATTTCATGAACGACGCCCAGGGACTCTTCTCGCAGGTGAAAAGCGGCCAGGGCACGCTCGGCGTGCTGCTCTACGATGAGACCGCCGCCGAAAACATCCGCACCAGTGTCGCCAATTTCCGCCAGCTCACCGAGAAGCTGAACAACGAAAACAGCACCTTCGGCCAGCTCATCACCAACGACGAGCTCGTGCGCGACGTGAAGCTGACGCTGCGCAAGGTCGATCGCGCCATGGACGGCGCCGCCGATGCCGGTCCCATCACCGCCGTCGGCGTGATGGCCGGCGCGCTGTTCTAA
- a CDS encoding ABC transporter ATP-binding protein, protein MQTDPQQQPEPAKDSASSAPAARPPVGVEIAGLSKSFGPQTVLTGITLSIRPGEIFTIMGPSGSGKSVLLRQIAGLDLPTAGTVRINGLDPARPATRDHLALALVFQAGALFNSLTVFDNLALYPLEHRLDNRAGIRARVMRALKILSLENAAQKYPSELSGGMKKRVAIARALVMEPQILLYDEPTSELDPVMAATITEIIATLRQEYQVTSIVVSHDRDLALTISDRVAILMRGELRALDAPGGLRALTDPEITDFLNPKIDLAQPRYQKMEAL, encoded by the coding sequence ATGCAAACCGACCCGCAGCAGCAGCCCGAGCCCGCCAAGGATTCAGCCTCTTCCGCGCCCGCCGCGCGTCCGCCCGTCGGCGTCGAAATCGCCGGCCTGTCCAAGAGCTTCGGCCCGCAAACCGTCCTGACCGGCATCACTCTTTCCATCCGGCCCGGCGAAATCTTCACCATCATGGGGCCCAGCGGCTCCGGGAAAAGCGTGCTCCTCCGCCAGATCGCCGGCCTCGACCTGCCCACCGCCGGCACGGTCCGCATCAACGGCCTCGATCCCGCCCGGCCCGCCACGCGCGATCACCTCGCCCTGGCGCTCGTTTTCCAGGCCGGCGCGCTCTTCAACTCCCTGACCGTCTTCGACAACCTCGCGCTCTATCCCCTCGAGCACCGCCTCGACAATCGCGCCGGCATCCGCGCCCGCGTCATGCGCGCCCTGAAAATCCTCTCGCTCGAAAACGCCGCCCAGAAATATCCCTCCGAACTCTCCGGCGGCATGAAAAAACGCGTCGCCATCGCCCGGGCTCTCGTCATGGAACCGCAGATACTCCTCTACGACGAACCCACCTCCGAACTCGACCCCGTGATGGCCGCCACCATCACCGAGATCATCGCCACGCTTCGCCAGGAATACCAGGTCACCAGCATCGTGGTCTCCCACGACCGCGACCTCGCGCTCACCATTTCCGACCGCGTCGCCATCCTCATGCGCGGCGAACTCCGCGCCCTCGACGCACCCGGCGGGCTGCGCGCCCTCACCGACCCCGAAATCACCGATTTCCTCAATCCGAAAATCGATCTCGCCCAACCACGTTATCAAAAAATGGAGGCACTATGA
- a CDS encoding MlaE family ABC transporter permease — protein sequence MKQLYATFDWIGAAVLLAVRAFRMLPAAPRILKRTVEQAFLGGYASLTIVALLSFSIGAVLALQAGLTLQPVGMKEVIGTLVGEAMVRELGPLIVAILVAGRVASATTAELASMKVYQEIDALVTMNIPPERFLVLPRLLAVLLYMPVLTMIGILMGWVGGAVVCKYVAVIGVSTDVYFNAVRAYLDSSKLVDGLIKAEIFGFVVILIACNTGLRTTGGPREIGFAVTRSVVYSLVAILGLDYFITKALS from the coding sequence ATGAAACAACTTTACGCCACCTTCGACTGGATAGGAGCCGCCGTGCTTCTGGCGGTGCGCGCCTTCCGCATGCTGCCCGCCGCGCCGCGCATCCTGAAGCGCACCGTCGAGCAGGCCTTCCTCGGCGGCTACGCGTCGCTCACCATTGTCGCGCTCCTCAGCTTTTCCATCGGCGCGGTGCTCGCGCTTCAGGCCGGGCTCACCCTCCAGCCGGTCGGCATGAAGGAGGTCATCGGCACGCTCGTCGGCGAGGCCATGGTGCGCGAACTCGGCCCCCTTATCGTCGCCATCCTCGTCGCCGGACGCGTCGCCTCGGCCACCACGGCCGAACTCGCGTCCATGAAAGTTTACCAGGAAATCGACGCACTCGTGACCATGAACATCCCGCCCGAGCGCTTCCTCGTCCTCCCGCGCCTGCTTGCCGTCCTCCTCTACATGCCCGTGCTCACCATGATCGGCATCCTCATGGGCTGGGTCGGCGGCGCGGTGGTCTGCAAATACGTCGCGGTCATCGGCGTGTCCACCGACGTGTATTTCAACGCCGTCCGCGCCTACCTCGACTCCTCGAAGCTCGTGGACGGCCTCATCAAGGCCGAGATCTTCGGCTTCGTTGTTATCCTCATCGCCTGCAACACCGGTCTCCGCACCACGGGCGGGCCGCGTGAAATCGGCTTCGCCGTCACCCGCTCCGTGGTTTACTCGCTCGTGGCCATCCTCGGCCTCGACTACTTCATCACCAAGGCCCTTTCCTGA